A stretch of Telopea speciosissima isolate NSW1024214 ecotype Mountain lineage chromosome 11, Tspe_v1, whole genome shotgun sequence DNA encodes these proteins:
- the LOC122646494 gene encoding zinc finger CCCH domain-containing protein 56-like, with protein sequence MDYGGDVGQIGGGGDNWIPGLGDQAIWATEDDYGAWIGDASADTPSNSNYDGRQSQTRSGSEPPNKKTRGDSQGSGLSRDRDRSKAIGKMFFKTKLCCKFRAGTCPYITNCNFAHGIEELRKPPPNWQEIVAAQEEERGVSSEPREEHQIPTIISGGSGESQRSYKGRHCKKFYTEEGCPYGDNCTFLHDEQSKARESVAISLGPTVGGGYGNNGNGQNQKPSNWKTRICNKWETTGYCPFGSKCHFAHGLSELHRYGGGLVDMEGGDSTAPPDSKQVRVSSKTQTDTVVASITSIPHTDVYHMGVPSQRSLALSQRQGQRPLQKWKGPDKISRIYGDWIDDYEWEPAR encoded by the exons ATGGATTACGGTGGAGATGTTGGGCAaattggtggtggtggagacaATTGGATTCCTGGGTTAGGTGACCAAGCAATTTGGGCTACTGAGGATGATTACGGAGCTTGGATTGGAGATGCATCTGCTGACACTCCTTCGAACTCGAATTATGATGGGAGACAGTCTCAAACTCGATCTGGGAGCGAACCTCCGAACAAGAAAACCAGAGGAGATTCCCAAGGAAGTGGGTTAAGCAGAGATCGTGATCGATCCAAAGCGATTGGGAAGATGTTCTTCAAGACTAAACTCTGCTGCAAGTTTCGTGCAGGGACTTGCCCTTACATCACTAACTGCAACTTTGCTCATGGGATTGAAGAACTTCGTAAGCCTCCTCCCAATTGGCAGGAAATTGTGGCAGCCCAGGAGGAGGAACGAGGTGTGTCTTCAGAACCCAGGGAAGAACACCAGATTCCAACTATTATTTCTGGTGGGAGTGGAGAGAGTCAGAGATCTTATAAAGGGAGGCATTGTAAGAAGTTCTACACTGAAGAGGGGTGTCCATATGGAGATAATTGCACTTTCCTCCATGATGAACAGTCTAAAGCTCGAGAGAGTGTGGCCATCAGTTTGGGTCCAACTGTTGGTGGTGGATATGGTAACAATGGGAATGGACAGAATCAGAAGCCTTCAAATTGGAAAACTAGGATCTGTAACAAGTGGGAGACGACTGGGTACTGCCCATTTGGAAGCAAGTGCCACTTTGCTCATGGCTTAAGCG AGTTGCACAGGTATGGCGGAGGACTTGTGGATATGGAAGGTGGAGACTCTACAGCCCCTCCTGACTCAAAGCAAGTAAGAGTGTCTTCAAAAACCCAGACAGATACAGTGGTAGCATCTATTACATCAATTCCTCATACAGATGTTTATCACATGGGAGTTCCATCACAGAGGTCTTTGGCTTTAAGCCAAAGGCAAGGGCAGAGGCCTCTTCAGAAATGGAAGGGCCCAGACAAGATCAGCAGGATATATGGTGATTGGATTGATGATTATGAGTGGGAACCAGCTCGATAG